One genomic region from Alosa alosa isolate M-15738 ecotype Scorff River chromosome 12, AALO_Geno_1.1, whole genome shotgun sequence encodes:
- the LOC125304966 gene encoding homeobox protein goosecoid-2 isoform X2, translating to MDVAVHSGRRKLTFTIDSILSGGGLERGERTDISTTTAVSHLSEANKGDVGARAASALTHADALQPTCICCLCCCQCGEMLHTDCVPATPCPFSWVKQWYAEAHVVEEGSEALHFGQVQRRMRRHRTIFTEEQLDALEELFLQNQYPDINTREQLAQRTHLREERVEVWFKNRRAKWRRQRRHSFGLQDPAHWRSDL from the exons ATGGACGTGGCTGTCCACTCAGGCAGGAGGAAGCTGACGTTTACCATCGACAGCATTCTGAGCGGAGGAGGGCtcgagagaggggagaggaccGACATTTCCACTACAACAGCAGTCTCTCATCTTTCAGAGGCAAACAAAGGGGACGTAGGAGCAAGGGCCGCCTCAGCATTGACCCATGCGGACGCTCTTCAACCCACGTGCATCTGCTGCTTGTGCTGTTGCCAGTGTGGGGAGATGCTGCACACAGACTGCGTCCCAGCAACAC CTTGCCCGTTCTCCTGGGTCAAACAGTGGTATGCTGAGGCGCATGTGGTGGAAGAGGGTTCTGAGGCGCTGCATTTCGGGCAGGTTCAGAGACGCATGCGGAGGCACCGCACCATCTTTACCGAGGAGCAGCTCGATGCCCTTGAGGAACTGTTTCTGCAAAACCAGTACCCTGACATTAACACACGTGAACAACTGGCTCAACGCACTCACCTGCGTGAAGAAAGGGTGGAG GTATGGTTTAAGAACCGAAGAGCGAAGTGGAGAAGGCAGAGAAGACACTCATTTGGCCTGCAAGACCCAGCACACTGGAGATCTGACCTCTAG
- the LOC125304966 gene encoding homeobox protein goosecoid-2 isoform X1 — translation MDVAVHSGRRKLTFTIDSILSGGGLERGERTDISTTTAVSHLSEANKGDVGARAASALTHADALQPTCICCLCCCQCGEMLHTDCVPATRESQTFSQQQHFFFSSASLIFKQRLWLYTKTCPFSWVKQWYAEAHVVEEGSEALHFGQVQRRMRRHRTIFTEEQLDALEELFLQNQYPDINTREQLAQRTHLREERVEVWFKNRRAKWRRQRRHSFGLQDPAHWRSDL, via the exons ATGGACGTGGCTGTCCACTCAGGCAGGAGGAAGCTGACGTTTACCATCGACAGCATTCTGAGCGGAGGAGGGCtcgagagaggggagaggaccGACATTTCCACTACAACAGCAGTCTCTCATCTTTCAGAGGCAAACAAAGGGGACGTAGGAGCAAGGGCCGCCTCAGCATTGACCCATGCGGACGCTCTTCAACCCACGTGCATCTGCTGCTTGTGCTGTTGCCAGTGTGGGGAGATGCTGCACACAGACTGCGTCCCAGCAACACGTGAGAGCCAAACTTTTTCTCaacaacaacatttttttttttcgtccgCATCTTTAATATTTAAGCAGAGGCTGTGGCTTTACACAAAAA CTTGCCCGTTCTCCTGGGTCAAACAGTGGTATGCTGAGGCGCATGTGGTGGAAGAGGGTTCTGAGGCGCTGCATTTCGGGCAGGTTCAGAGACGCATGCGGAGGCACCGCACCATCTTTACCGAGGAGCAGCTCGATGCCCTTGAGGAACTGTTTCTGCAAAACCAGTACCCTGACATTAACACACGTGAACAACTGGCTCAACGCACTCACCTGCGTGAAGAAAGGGTGGAG GTATGGTTTAAGAACCGAAGAGCGAAGTGGAGAAGGCAGAGAAGACACTCATTTGGCCTGCAAGACCCAGCACACTGGAGATCTGACCTCTAG